TCGGGGATTGGGGCAGCCGCCCCCGttgccctcctcctccccgcCCCCGCGGGGCACGAAGGCGGTGAAGGAGGCGCTGCGGGACGCGGCCAACGAGTTTGAGCTGCGCTACAACCGCGCCTTCACCGACCTCTCCTCTCAGCTGCACATCACGCCGGCGACGGCCTACCGGAGCTTCGAGAGCGTGATGAACGAGGTGTTCCGCGACGACGTGAACTGGGGGCGCATCGTTGGCCTCTTTGCGTTCGGAGGAGCCCTCTGCGTCGAGTGCGTGGAGAAGGAGATGAGCTACCTGGTGGGCCGCATAGCAGACTGGATGACCGTCTACCTGGACAACAACATCCAGCCCTGGATCCAAAACCAAGGAGGatgggtgagtgagtgggtgagtgagggagggagggagggagggatgcgGTCCCTGGTGACGGTTACCACACAGACCGCACGCA
Above is a genomic segment from Scleropages formosus chromosome 2, fSclFor1.1, whole genome shotgun sequence containing:
- the bcl2l1 gene encoding bcl-2-like protein 1 codes for the protein MSYSNRELVKFYISYKLSQRNYCSHFEFPEDGSRTERSDQAEANGEEALAAAHANGSANGGSRGLGQPPPLPSSSPPPRGTKAVKEALRDAANEFELRYNRAFTDLSSQLHITPATAYRSFESVMNEVFRDDVNWGRIVGLFAFGGALCVECVEKEMSYLVGRIADWMTVYLDNNIQPWIQNQGGWDRFAEIYGNDAAANSRRSQENMKKWLFAGVTLVMGVLVASIIAQKRL